The following is a genomic window from Psychrobacter immobilis.
GGATGCCAGCGTGGATACCAGGCAGTTATCTGATGCGTGAGTTTGCGCGCAACATTACCGCGGTGCATTATCAGGTGTTAGACAGCCAGGTGTTAGACAGCCAGGTGTTAGACAGCCAGATGCTAGATAGTAAAGCATTAGACAGCCAAATCATGGATGACGATACTCACGAGACTTATCGCGCGCACAAAATAGATAAAAACACGTGGCAATTACCAAAAGCTAAAGCAGGGCAAGCCATCAGTGTCCACTATGAAGTTTATTGCTATGATTTATCGGTACGTACTGCCTATGTCGATCAGCAACGTTTGTATGGGAATTTCACCTCATTGGCATTGGCTGTAGAAGGGCAGGAGCATCGAGCTGTACAAGCTAGCTTAGCAGTGCCAGCAGCATTTTTAGCAGGTAAAGACGAGAGTCGGCTGCTATTGGCATGTGGATTAGAGTCTACTCATTTACGTCTTGATGGGCAGCATAGCTATGGACTACAAGCAGGCAGTTATCACGACCTTATTGATTACCCGTTTGAGATTGCAGAGCAAGATAAGTTTGACTTTATTATTCAAGACAGTACGCATCAGACGCTACCTCATCGTTTTTATCTCTCAGGTAAGCACAGCGCCAATATGGGCAGGCTACAGCAGGATATCACTCAGATCTGTCAGTGCTATTTAGATTGGTTGGGTGATGCGCCATTTAATGATTATACTTTTATGACCTTTGCCAGTGGTCAGGATTATGGTGGACTTGAGCATATCAATTCGACCAGTCTCATTACGCCGCGCCGAGACTTACCAACTCTTGATGAGCCAAAAATACCAAGCACCGATTATCAGCGATTTTTGGGCTTATGCAGCCATGAGTATTTTCATTCGTGGTGGGTCAAAACGGTACGCCCAGATGTTATGTTGGATGTCGATTTGCGCCGCGAGGCTTTTACACCACTGCTATGGGTATTTGAGGGATTTACTTCGTATATCGATGACTTTATGTTGCAAGCGTCGGGCGTGATTGATAAGCCAAGCTATCTCAAGCTACTGGCTGAGCAAATTAATCGTTACTATCAAACCGCGGGTCGCGCGTATCAAAGCGTTGCAGAGTCGAGCTTTGATGCGTGGATTAAGCTATACCGTAACGATGAAAATACAGGCAATGCTGGTATCAGTTATTACAACAAAGGCGCATTGGTGGCGTTATGTTTGGATTTGACGCTGCTCCAAAAGAGCAATGGTCGCTATCGTCTGTTTGATGTGGTCAAGGCTTTTTATACTCAAGCAAAGCAAAACGACAATAAACGCATTGGCATCAATAGTGCTGATATGGGTACAGTCATTGGGCAGTTCATGCCATTAGCGGATTGGGAAGACTTTGAGTATCGTTATGTCAATGGTGTTGAAGAGTTGCCAATTGAAGCGCTGCTGGCGGCAAACGGTATCAGCATGCATAGTAATAGCAAAGAGACGGCTGACAAGCATGTGCCTTGGGGCATGCGCTGTACTGAAACACCTGCTGGACTCAAAGTCAATCGCGTGACACGTGCTAGTGTCGCTGCTAGTGCAGGTATTTCAGCGAACGATGTCATTGTGGCGCTTGACGGTATCAAAGCTGACAGTAAACAATTGGCGTTGCTGAGTAATGTGGAGCGTGACATTGAGTGTCATCTGTTTCGCCGTGATGAGTTGATGCGTGTTAATGTGCTGCCTAAGGCGGCTGATGAAGCCATCGACAAAGCCATCGACAAAGCATCTCCGCATAAAGTGAGCTTGCACTTGGCAAAAGCAAATCAATCGTCAGGAGTCAGTGATAACTCTTCTCCAGTCGATGCAGGCTGGCAAGCATGGCTTAACGCTATAGAGCATTATCAAAGTTAAATACATTGCTAAATGTATTAATGTGAATGTACTTTTTCTCACTATTCTGTTCAATAATTTATTAAAAATAAAACCCCTGCCAAATAATATTATTTGGCAGGGGTTTTGTGTAATGACTGGCAGTCTTTTTCAAACGTAATAAAAATTAATAGGTAAGTCAGCGTTTAGTAATTCAGCACCTAAGAAGCAGCTTGCTCAGATTGCTGATGATTATCCGCTTCACTTGTGCCCTGTATCTCTTTAGTATTTTTATCGGTACTAGCATTAGCATCTGCAATCCATTGTTGCATATGCTCAATCTCAGTCTGCTGACCATCGATGATATCTTGTGCCAATTGACGCATCTCTTCGTCAGTGCCATATTTCAGCTGAATGTTTGCCATCGCTACCGCGCCAATGTGATGCGGCAGCATACCACGTGCAAATGCCATGTCAGGCACAGGATCGGCGATACCCAATACCATCTCGCCATTTAAGACATCCATGCTTCTGGCATACGCTTGCTGCATCGCTTCAGTGTTGGGTTTAGGTTTGGCTGTATCAGGGTGGCTAGCAAGCCATTTATTCAAAATATCTATTTCAAGTTGCTGAGCGGTGATAATCTCTTGTGCCAATTGACGCATCTCTTCGTCAGTACCATATTTCAGCTGAATTTTTGCCATTTCCACGGCACCGCGGTGGTGGCCAAGCATCGCTTTAGCAAAGGCTGTATCAGGATCGTTATAACCCATACCGATCATCATCTCATCATGCATTCTAGTCATCGACCTTGTATAGTCTCTGAGTATATCGGTCATTTGGCTCTCATCCGCGCTGTTTTCGCCAGCTGCTAGGTCGTTATCAGCGTCAACGTCATTTGGAGCATCGACGATATCAGTCACAGGTGGGGTCGCTGCATTAGAATCTGTGTCATCGTTGTCTTTTGTCGGCTGACAGGCGCTCAGTATAAGCGCTGTAGAAACGCTAGTGGCCAACAAAATCCAACGACGAGAAACAAACATAACATATCCCTATAATAAAAAATTAAATGATAAGTGGATGAGACTTATGATAGCTAAACAATGGTGTTCTGAAGCTTAGCAGATAAACCTTGCTCGTTCGAGACGCGATGTTTGGCAAGTCGTAATTGGTTTTAATTGCTACCAAAGCCAATGACTAAGACGTATTCTGATCTAAAAAGCTGATAGAAATAAGGATATGCCCTAATAAGCAGATGCCAGTCACGAGCAATCAGCAATGAGATACTAGTAGATTGATAGTAACAATTAATCAAGAATGCCTAATTGCTGACAGCGTTCGCTAGTGAGATGAATGCGCACAAACTCACCAACGGCTAAATCACCCAATTCAAACCCTGCTACTGACCAGCGTATCAAACGCAGGCAAGGCAGTCCAACCTGCGCTGTCATGCGTCTGACTTGGCGATTCTTACCTTCATAAATCGTCAGCATGAGCCATGAAGTCGGTACATTCTTACGCTCACGAATAGGCGGCTCACGTTGCCATAAATCAATGGGTAAGTTTGCCTCTTCTACCATGAGAGCCGTCGCCGGTAGTGTCTTGCCATCTTTTAAATGTACGCCAGAGGCAAGCTCATTCAACTGCGCTGGCGTTGCTGTGCCTTCAACTTGCACCAAGTAAGTTTTGCCTTGCTTATGACGGTTTTTTGCAAAATTAGCAGCAGAAGGTGGCTGGGTAATGGCTTTATTGACTCGACCATCACTCGTTAAAATCAGCAAACCCTCTGAGGTGGCATCAAGCCTACCAGCAATCCGTAAAGACTTATCGGTAAAATACTGTGATAGGGTGGTGTGATCATTGTTGCTGTCATCACGAAACTGACTTTGCACCCCATAAGGTTTATTGAATAAAATCAGACTAGAGGTTGACATGGTTTGGGATTTCCTAAATTTGAATCATTATTTTGTGCATATTTTGAGGGTAGGGCGTGTCCTCAATTTACGATTTTTAAAACGAGGACACACCCTAATAAAACGTTGTTTTTTTAAATCAACGCTATAAGCGGCAAATTTGTGGATTTTATATAAAGTATCTTTGTTATTTTGCGCGTTATTATAACAGTCTGTGTGGATGCTATTTTACTAAAGGGATTTTTACAGTATCGTTAAGTCAATAAATGATTATTCAGTGCATCGCTATTTCACTTATTTATTTTTTAAATCATTTATCAGCATATCGCAACTTACCTATTGCTCAGACCTATTGCTCAGACCTATTGCTCAGAGTTTTTAGTTTGGCTAACCCACGTTTAAAGCGGCATAAATAATAATAGAGTGGCTAGCATAACAGAGTGCTAAGGATGCTTGCGATATCTAACATACAACCAAGGAGTTTTATCCATGTCTTATGAGAAGGTTATCGTCCCAAGAGACGGCGAAAAAATTACCGTGAACGCTGATCTGTCGATAAATGTACCCAATCATCCTATCATCCCGTTCGTTGAAGGCGATGGTATCGGGGTCGATATCACGCCGGTCATGATAAAAGTGGTTAATGCGGCCGTGGAGAAAGCTTATCATGGCAAACAGTCCATCATTTGGATGGAGGCTTATCTCGGCGAAAAAGCCGCTAAAATATATGATGGTGACTATCTGCCAAGCGAGACGCTAGAGATTTTAAAAGACTATGTTATCAGTATCAAAGGCCCATTGACCACGCCAGTTGGCGGTGGCTTTCGCTCATTGAACGTAGCGGTACGTCAAGAGCTTGACCTCTATGTGTGTCAGCGCCCAGTTCGTTGGTTTGAAGGTGTACCAAGTCCTGTTCAGCATCCTGAGCTGACAGATATGGTCATTTTCCGTGAAAATTCAGAAGATATCTATGCGGGTATCGAATGGAAAGCGGGCAGTGAGGATGCTAAGAAAATTATTAAATTTTTAAAAGAAGAGATGGGCGTTACGAAGATCCGCTTCGATGATGATTGCGGTATCGGCATCAAGCCAGTATCCAAAGAAGGTTCGCAGCGTCTGGTGCGTAAAGCCATTCAACATGCTATCGATAATGATTTGCCCAGTGTGACTTTAGTGCACAAAGGCAATATTATGAAGTATACCGAAGGCGCATTTAAGGAATGGGGCTATGAGCTGGCCGCAGAACGCTTCGATGCAGAATTATTAGATGGTGGTCCTTGGATGACAATGAAAAATCCAAAAACAGGCAATGATATTATTATCAAAGACGTCATTGCTGATGCCTTTTTGCAGCAAATCTTGATGCGTCCTGCGGATTATTCAGTCGTTGCGACGCTAAACTTAAACGGTGATTATATCTCTGATGCCTTAGCAGCCGAAGTGGGCGGTATTGGTATCGCACCGGGCGCTAACAAAGGCGGCGCAATTGCGGTTTATGAGGCAACTCATGGCACAGCACCTAAATATGCGGGTCAGAATAAAGTAAATCCTGGCTCATTAATTTTATCAGCTGAGATGATGTTACGAGACATGGGTTGGACAGAAGCCGCTGATCTCATTATCAATGGTATTCAAGGCGCTATCGCTAATAAAACGGTCACTTATGATTTTGAGCGTCTCATGCCAGATGCTATCTTGCTCAGTACTTCTGAGTTTGGTAAAGCGGTTATCAAGCACATGAATGTTTAAAAAGTATATAGCACTGAGTCAGCAGTTATCAGAATTTTATACTATTGATAAAAGTATCAATATTCACAAAAGTATCGCTGAACTTATCAATGTCAAAAAGCCACCTACAGTTATGTAGGTGGCTTTTTTATTGGCAGTTTTTTGCTGTTTATAAGTGATATAGTCAAGGAATTTTAGAATCGCTACAAGGCGACCGACCGCAGATAGTACACTGAGTACATCTAGGGTGGGTAACACCGTAGCGGTTTAAAAGTGCTCTGACTATATTTTAAAAGTAACGTTTTAAACGTACTGTCTTATGTTCAAGCATAAAAAACACCGCTTAAGTCTGAGACCTAAGCGGCGTTTTTATTTTGCTTAACTGGGTTCAAAAATCTTTATAAATAAAGAAAATTAAGCCCAATTGTTTGCTGTATTAGCACATGACTCAATTACAATGAGGCGATTGCTGCATTGAATAGCGTGCTTGGACGCATCGCTTGTTCAGCCAATGCTTCGTCTGCCAAGTAGTAACCTTTTAAGTCTACAGGCTTGCCTTGAGCTTCATTCAGCTCTTTGACGATAGCAGCTTCGTTGCTCTCAAGTTTTTCTGCCAGCGGTGCAAATTTTGCTTTAAGATCAGCATCTTTATCTTGTGCCGCAAGCTCCTGTGCCCAGTACATCGCCAGATAGAAATGACTACCACGGTTATCGATTTCACCTGTTTTACGTGATGGACCTTTGTTGTTTAACAACAGTTTCTCTGTCGCCGTGTCCAATGTATCCGCCAAGATTTGCGCTTTAGCATTGTTATCGTGACTGGCCAAATGCTCCAAAGACACGGTCAAGGCTAAGAACTCACCCAATGAATCCCAACGTAAATGGTTCTCTTCTAGTAGCTGTTGAACGTGTTTAGGTGCAGAACCACCAGCGCCCGTTTCAAACAAACCGCCGCCTTTCATTAATGGTACGACTGACAGCATTTTCGCACTGGTTCCTAATTCTAAAATTGGGAACAAGTCAGTCAAGTAATCACGTAAAATATTACCGGTCGCAGAGATAGTATCCAGACCACGGGCAACGCGCTCTAGCGTATAACGCATCGCACGAACCTGTGACATGATTTCAATATGTAGGCCTGTAGTATCATGATCTTTTAAGTAAGTTTGAACTTTTTTGATCAGCTCGTTTTCGTGCGGACGGTAAGGGTCTAGCCAAAAGATAACAGGCGTATCTGATTCACGGGCACGGCGTACGGCAAGTTTTACCCAATCTTGGATAGGCTCATCTTTAACCTGACACATGCGCCAAATATCGCCGTTTTCAACCTGCTGCTCAAGCAATACCTCATCAGTATCTTCATCGACAATACGAGCCAATCCTGAACCACTTGCCTCAAAAGTCTTGTCATGCGAGCCATACTCTTCGGCTTTTTGTGCCATCAAACCAACGTTAGGAACCGTACCCATCGTGGTTGGATCAAAGTTACCATGCCATTTACAGAAGTTAATCATTTCTTGATAGATACGAGCAAAGGTAGATTCAGGCATGACCGCTTTACAGTCATACATTTTGCCATCAGCGCCCCACATTTTACCGCCTGAACGAATCATCGCTGGCATAGAGGCATCGACAATTACATCACTTGGTGAATGAAAGTTGGTGATACCTTTTGATGAATCAACCATCGCGAGGCGTGGACGATGCACTTGGCAAGCATGTAAATCGCGTTCGATTTCTTCACGCTTACTGGCTGGTAGCTCAGCGATTTTTTCGTACAAACTTGCCATGCCGTTATTGACATTGATACCTAGCTCGTCAAAGAAAGCGCCATGCTTATTAAAGGCATCTTTATAATAAGTTTTGACTGCATGACCAAACACGATAGGATGCGATACTTTCATCATCGTGGCTTTTACGTGCAGTGAAAACAAGATACCAGCTTCGCGGCAATCTTCCATTTCACGCTCATAAAACTCAAGCAATGATTTTTTGCTCATAAACATTAAGTCGATGACTTCTTTATCCAGCAAGGCAATGCCTGTTTTGAAGACATGAATAGTGCCATCTTCAGCAACACGTTCCATACGTACAGTACGTGCTTTATCCAAAGTGATAGATTGCTCACCAGCATAGAAATCGCCACTGTGCATGTGCGATACGTGGGTCTGTGACCATTGCTTCCATTCACCCATAGAGTGTGGATGCTTGCGTGCATAGTTTTTAACCGCTTTTGGTGCACGGCGATCTGAGTTGCCTTCACGCAAGACTGGGTTGACAGAACTGCCTAAGCTTTTACCATAACGCTTACGGATCTCTTCTTCTTCTTCTGTCTTGGGATCATCTGGAAAATCAGGGATAGCGTAGCCTTTGCTTTGTAATTCTTTGATACAAGCTTTTAGCTGTCCAACAGAAGCACTGATATTAGGCAGTTTAATGATATTGGTGTCTGGATCTTGAGTCAGACGACCCAGCTCAGCCAGATTATCAGGAACGCGCTGCTCTTCCGTTAAGTACTCTGGGAACTCAGCCAACACACGGGCAGCAACAGAGATATCGCTGGTTTCAACTTCGATGCCTGCTGTTTGAGTAAAAGCTTTTACAATTGGCAAAAATGATAAGGTTGCGAGCGCTGGTGCTTCGTCAGTTTTTGTATAAATAATTTTAGACATTAGTTGGGCATTCCTTTTAGTTGTAATTAATAATAAGGCTCAAATATAAGTTAATAATTCCATGCAGCTCTGACGTAATAATGGATCATGCAACGATACTAAATAATGTGTCGCTAGTTTTTTGTAGACAGTTTCTTAGAAACCATCGAGTCTGCTTAGAATTTTTCTTCGTTAAGCGGCAGTTTGACTGTCTTGTCTGAACGACCTGCTCATATGAATGACTTAAAAATAGAGTGCGGACGCTACATCATAGTTAACTGATTATAAATCTGATACGATGTCAATATCGCATAATGAACTAAGTGTAGTGTTTTCGGTTGTTTCTAATATGTCTTAATTACATTAAGCTGTTAAGAGCCTTATTCTACCAGTCATCGATAAAAATTTCATCCTTTCTATACAAACACTGCCTGCTAATATTCGTCATAAAAGGATGAATAATACAATCATTATTCAAAAAACTGCCAGTCATATCATAGATATGAGTCGTGACTAAGTGATTCTTACTCTTCTGTCAGAAATGAGCTGACAAACCAAATTATCTATGTTTTTAGAGGTGACTGTATTGGGATGGCTTTTATTATCGAGAGCGCATTGTTATCTATTTTATTCGTAATATCTGAAAATGATGAGAGCATAATTGTGACAGAGTTTGAGTAGAATTTTGCTAGGCCAGTCATATACGAAACAAGGTATAAAAAACTACGCCCATATAAAAATAAATAGTGAGTATTATGAGTTTACAATATGCATTACTCAATGACACCAGCTGGCAGAGTCAAGCAGACTGGCAAACCCCCGATACCCCTTTTATGTCGTTTGCTTTTTGGCAAGCGTTAGCTGACACTGGCGCGATTGGTGAGCAGGCAGGCTGGTTGCCGATATTTGTGTTGGTACATCGTGTCGCAAATAGTCAAAGCGACAGCTCGATAGACCACGCTGATCATAATGAAAACCATAGCGAAAACCATTCTGCGATTAACGAAGCTGCGCAAACAGTCACGCATCCTGTGGCGGTGTTGCCAGTATTCCTAAAAGGTCATCATCGTGGCGAGTTTGTGTTTGACCATTCATGGGCAGAAGCTTATGCGCGTTATGGGGTGGATTATTATCCAAGGCTGGTCACCAGCGTGCCCTATACACCGATTACGGGTCAGCGGCTTTGGTTGGCAAAAGGTGAGACGTTAACCACCGATATCATAAAGACAGCTATCGCAGGCGTCGATGATATTGCTCAGCAAGTAGGTGCCTCAAGCTGGCACGGATTATTCATTACGCCTGAATTGGCTACAATTGCCACGGCATCTATGCCTACTGATATTGATGTAGCGCATTTGCTAGCCGCTCAAGATAATGGTTTAGAATCAACCGCAATTGACATGCCCATACTGGAACGTCAAGGCTGCCAGTTCTTATGGCAAAATAAAGACTTGCTACAAGACTGCCAACCGTTTGCTGATTTTGAAGCATTCTTAGCGACGCTAAAAGCCAAAAAACGTAAAACCA
Proteins encoded in this region:
- a CDS encoding pseudouridine synthase yields the protein MSTSSLILFNKPYGVQSQFRDDSNNDHTTLSQYFTDKSLRIAGRLDATSEGLLILTSDGRVNKAITQPPSAANFAKNRHKQGKTYLVQVEGTATPAQLNELASGVHLKDGKTLPATALMVEEANLPIDLWQREPPIRERKNVPTSWLMLTIYEGKNRQVRRMTAQVGLPCLRLIRWSVAGFELGDLAVGEFVRIHLTSERCQQLGILD
- a CDS encoding GNAT family N-acetyltransferase, which codes for MSLQYALLNDTSWQSQADWQTPDTPFMSFAFWQALADTGAIGEQAGWLPIFVLVHRVANSQSDSSIDHADHNENHSENHSAINEAAQTVTHPVAVLPVFLKGHHRGEFVFDHSWAEAYARYGVDYYPRLVTSVPYTPITGQRLWLAKGETLTTDIIKTAIAGVDDIAQQVGASSWHGLFITPELATIATASMPTDIDVAHLLAAQDNGLESTAIDMPILERQGCQFLWQNKDLLQDCQPFADFEAFLATLKAKKRKTIRAERRKVAEQGIICQRKCGAAITDEDWKAFYHCYVMTYAVRGQQPYLTIDFFMALAATMSEHLMLAQALDASGEIIASSLFLYDDRHSENATLYGRYWGALGEYDSLHFELCYYQGLEFAIEQGLKYFDPGTQGEHKLVRGFIPTTTHSIHRIYDPRFVPAIANFCAQDREHMAQYRQQAFEALPFNADNMPAFDTNQ
- a CDS encoding NADP-dependent isocitrate dehydrogenase yields the protein MSKIIYTKTDEAPALATLSFLPIVKAFTQTAGIEVETSDISVAARVLAEFPEYLTEEQRVPDNLAELGRLTQDPDTNIIKLPNISASVGQLKACIKELQSKGYAIPDFPDDPKTEEEEEIRKRYGKSLGSSVNPVLREGNSDRRAPKAVKNYARKHPHSMGEWKQWSQTHVSHMHSGDFYAGEQSITLDKARTVRMERVAEDGTIHVFKTGIALLDKEVIDLMFMSKKSLLEFYEREMEDCREAGILFSLHVKATMMKVSHPIVFGHAVKTYYKDAFNKHGAFFDELGINVNNGMASLYEKIAELPASKREEIERDLHACQVHRPRLAMVDSSKGITNFHSPSDVIVDASMPAMIRSGGKMWGADGKMYDCKAVMPESTFARIYQEMINFCKWHGNFDPTTMGTVPNVGLMAQKAEEYGSHDKTFEASGSGLARIVDEDTDEVLLEQQVENGDIWRMCQVKDEPIQDWVKLAVRRARESDTPVIFWLDPYRPHENELIKKVQTYLKDHDTTGLHIEIMSQVRAMRYTLERVARGLDTISATGNILRDYLTDLFPILELGTSAKMLSVVPLMKGGGLFETGAGGSAPKHVQQLLEENHLRWDSLGEFLALTVSLEHLASHDNNAKAQILADTLDTATEKLLLNNKGPSRKTGEIDNRGSHFYLAMYWAQELAAQDKDADLKAKFAPLAEKLESNEAAIVKELNEAQGKPVDLKGYYLADEALAEQAMRPSTLFNAAIASL
- a CDS encoding M61 family metallopeptidase, which produces MTSFANNSGCQLSDANTISDHHKAKADINYRLNFERFSEHLVDVSLNFTAVNDAPQLWMPAWIPGSYLMREFARNITAVHYQVLDSQVLDSQVLDSQMLDSKALDSQIMDDDTHETYRAHKIDKNTWQLPKAKAGQAISVHYEVYCYDLSVRTAYVDQQRLYGNFTSLALAVEGQEHRAVQASLAVPAAFLAGKDESRLLLACGLESTHLRLDGQHSYGLQAGSYHDLIDYPFEIAEQDKFDFIIQDSTHQTLPHRFYLSGKHSANMGRLQQDITQICQCYLDWLGDAPFNDYTFMTFASGQDYGGLEHINSTSLITPRRDLPTLDEPKIPSTDYQRFLGLCSHEYFHSWWVKTVRPDVMLDVDLRREAFTPLLWVFEGFTSYIDDFMLQASGVIDKPSYLKLLAEQINRYYQTAGRAYQSVAESSFDAWIKLYRNDENTGNAGISYYNKGALVALCLDLTLLQKSNGRYRLFDVVKAFYTQAKQNDNKRIGINSADMGTVIGQFMPLADWEDFEYRYVNGVEELPIEALLAANGISMHSNSKETADKHVPWGMRCTETPAGLKVNRVTRASVAASAGISANDVIVALDGIKADSKQLALLSNVERDIECHLFRRDELMRVNVLPKAADEAIDKAIDKASPHKVSLHLAKANQSSGVSDNSSPVDAGWQAWLNAIEHYQS
- the icd gene encoding NADP-dependent isocitrate dehydrogenase gives rise to the protein MSYEKVIVPRDGEKITVNADLSINVPNHPIIPFVEGDGIGVDITPVMIKVVNAAVEKAYHGKQSIIWMEAYLGEKAAKIYDGDYLPSETLEILKDYVISIKGPLTTPVGGGFRSLNVAVRQELDLYVCQRPVRWFEGVPSPVQHPELTDMVIFRENSEDIYAGIEWKAGSEDAKKIIKFLKEEMGVTKIRFDDDCGIGIKPVSKEGSQRLVRKAIQHAIDNDLPSVTLVHKGNIMKYTEGAFKEWGYELAAERFDAELLDGGPWMTMKNPKTGNDIIIKDVIADAFLQQILMRPADYSVVATLNLNGDYISDALAAEVGGIGIAPGANKGGAIAVYEATHGTAPKYAGQNKVNPGSLILSAEMMLRDMGWTEAADLIINGIQGAIANKTVTYDFERLMPDAILLSTSEFGKAVIKHMNV
- the copM gene encoding CopM family metallochaperone, which codes for MFVSRRWILLATSVSTALILSACQPTKDNDDTDSNAATPPVTDIVDAPNDVDADNDLAAGENSADESQMTDILRDYTRSMTRMHDEMMIGMGYNDPDTAFAKAMLGHHRGAVEMAKIQLKYGTDEEMRQLAQEIITAQQLEIDILNKWLASHPDTAKPKPNTEAMQQAYARSMDVLNGEMVLGIADPVPDMAFARGMLPHHIGAVAMANIQLKYGTDEEMRQLAQDIIDGQQTEIEHMQQWIADANASTDKNTKEIQGTSEADNHQQSEQAAS